A region from the Arachis ipaensis cultivar K30076 chromosome B01, Araip1.1, whole genome shotgun sequence genome encodes:
- the LOC107616284 gene encoding GDP-mannose transporter GONST2, producing MINMSSDYKLDIVDHHHDPEELALDDENPNAVHTIFNGIHEQAKVLNNFATNLERRALNDRFLKTSKVTEDGDDEGRCLRRSAKKSGPLISGTAYCISSCSMIMLNKIVLSSYNFNAGISLMFYQNLISTLVVVLLSLFGRISVERLNWRLVRVWIPVNVIFISMLVSGMYSLKFINIAMVTILKNVTNILTAIGELYLFRKHQNSKVWAAMFLMIISAVSGGITDLSFDGVGYAWQIINCVLTASYSLTLRWVMDEAKKATKSGSLNEVSMVLLNNLLSLPLAMVLIFVFGELDYVIHANVVKLPMFWGVATASGFIGLSISFTSMWFLHQTGPTTYSLVGSLNKIPISIAGILVFKVPLSISNLFSILFGLFAGVFFAKAKMS from the exons ATGATTAATATGTCGTCTGATTATAAGTTAGACATTGTTGATCATCATCATGACCCTGAAGAACTAGCACTAGATGATGAAAACCCTAATGCAGTGCACACAATTTTCAATGGAATTCATGAGCAAGCCAAGGTGCTCAACAATTTTGCAACCAACCTAGAGCGTAGAGCTTTGAATGATAG ATTTCTGAAAACTAGTAAAGTTACAGAAGATGGCGACGACGAAGGACGTTGCTTGCGTAGATCGGCTAAGAAGTCCGGGCCGCTTATCTCCGGCACGGCATACTGTATTTCTTCCTGCAGCATGATAATGCTAAACAAAATCGTTTTATCAAGTTATAATTTCAATGCAGGAATATCACTTATGTTTTATCAA AACCTTATTAGCACTCTGGTTGTGGTTCTGTTGTCGCTTTTCGGCCGAATTTCGGTTGAAAGGCTAAATTGGAGGCTGGTTAGAGTCTGGATCCCTGTCAATGTCATATTTATTAGCATGCTTGTATCAGGCATGTATAG TTTGAAGTTCATAAATATTGCAATGGTGACAATTCTCAAGAATGTGACAAATATCTTGACAGCAATTGGAGAATTATATTTGTTTAGgaaacatcaaaattcaaaagtGTGGGCTGCCATGTTTCTCATG ATTATCTCCGCCGTGAGTGGCGGCATTACGGATCTTTCATTCGACGGTGTTGGTTATGCATGGCAGATTATCAATTGTGTTCTTACTGCAAGTTATTCT CTTACACTTAGATGGGTGATGGATGAAGCAAAGAAAGCAACAAAATCAGGATCTCTAAATGAAGTTTCAATGGTGTTGCTGAATAATTTGTTGTCTCTACCTTTGGCCATGGTTCTGATCTTTGTTTTTGGCGAGTTGGATTATGTAATACATGC CAATGTGGTGAAGTTGCCAATGTTTTGGGGAGTTGCAACTGCAAGTGGATTCATTGGACTTTCTATCAGCTTCACATCAATGTGGTTCTTGCATCAAACTGGACCTACCACATATAG TCTTGTAGGTTCCTTAAACAAGATTCCAATCTCCATTGCTGGCATTTTAGTGTTCAAGGTTCCACTAAGTATATCAAATTTGTTCAGCATCTTATTTG GCCTCTTTGCTGGTGTATTCTTTGCAAAAGCTAAGATGTCATGA